In a genomic window of Nitrospira sp.:
- a CDS encoding ATP-binding cassette domain-containing protein, whose amino-acid sequence MAQDHSSNQPNLFRALLGHLGLLFRLERRILGLIVSYSLTIGLFSLIVPLTVQELVNTFAFAIQPITIVTLAGIMVTALAFVGVFKTLQYYAVEILERRVFARITMAMTQQLPLMQYQSFKPRFANYFMETVLMQRALSVLLVDLINVVVGGTVGMSILVFYHPYFLLFNALLLVGFTVVFFLLSHGGVRTTIDVSHAKYDALHWMQEISYNLLHFKATDSQPLLMQKSDRLIEKYVDARRARFAIIARQYLSSVGWQAIVHGGLIGTAGWLLSIGQLTLGQLVAAEVVVGGLLNGFDAVVKRMGHVYYFMTALIELDEFFALPKDQESATLSVPLPDPTIHGIRLTCKDLAVAHPGTPSIFSNFDLEVMPGEKVGIYVSTTVAKTALARVLAGLEAPTHGVIRYNGVDLRHLDRTAVNRCRGFMLDSQLTLFEGTIEENIVLGRSYVPYSDVRWALRFTELEEEIDALPQGIKSHVRTPGKVLAPTHIMRILLARAILARPQILIFDGIIHNMHPTMRETILRRLCSKDEPWSVVFVSNDPNLTPHVDRRIIID is encoded by the coding sequence ATGGCGCAGGACCATTCTAGCAACCAGCCGAATCTCTTCCGGGCCTTATTGGGGCACCTGGGACTCCTGTTCAGACTCGAACGGCGAATCCTGGGGCTGATCGTCTCCTATTCACTGACTATCGGATTATTTTCGCTCATCGTCCCCCTCACCGTCCAGGAACTGGTCAACACCTTCGCGTTCGCCATCCAGCCGATTACCATCGTGACGCTGGCCGGCATTATGGTCACAGCCCTGGCGTTCGTCGGCGTCTTCAAAACGCTGCAGTATTATGCCGTGGAAATCCTCGAACGGCGGGTCTTTGCCAGAATCACGATGGCCATGACCCAGCAGTTGCCGCTCATGCAGTATCAGAGCTTCAAGCCCCGCTTCGCGAACTACTTCATGGAAACGGTCCTCATGCAGCGCGCCCTGTCGGTGCTGCTCGTCGACTTGATCAATGTCGTTGTCGGCGGGACCGTCGGAATGTCGATTCTGGTCTTTTATCATCCGTATTTTCTGCTCTTCAATGCGCTGTTGCTGGTCGGCTTTACCGTTGTCTTCTTCCTCCTCTCCCACGGCGGCGTGCGCACCACTATCGACGTCTCGCATGCCAAGTACGACGCGCTCCACTGGATGCAGGAAATCTCCTACAACCTCCTGCATTTCAAGGCAACCGATAGCCAGCCGCTGCTCATGCAGAAATCCGACCGGTTGATTGAGAAGTATGTGGATGCCCGGCGGGCGCGCTTCGCAATTATTGCCCGTCAATACCTCAGCTCGGTGGGATGGCAGGCGATCGTCCACGGCGGTCTCATCGGCACCGCCGGCTGGCTCCTCTCGATCGGCCAGTTGACCCTCGGACAACTGGTGGCGGCTGAAGTCGTCGTAGGCGGCCTGCTCAATGGGTTTGACGCCGTCGTGAAGCGCATGGGGCATGTCTACTACTTCATGACCGCGTTGATAGAGCTCGACGAGTTCTTTGCGCTCCCCAAAGACCAGGAATCGGCGACGTTGTCCGTTCCATTGCCTGACCCCACCATTCACGGGATTCGACTGACTTGCAAAGACCTGGCGGTTGCGCATCCTGGAACCCCTTCCATTTTTTCGAACTTCGACCTGGAAGTCATGCCGGGCGAAAAGGTCGGCATCTATGTCAGTACCACCGTCGCGAAAACGGCTCTCGCCCGCGTCCTCGCAGGATTGGAAGCTCCAACCCATGGCGTCATCCGTTACAACGGCGTCGACCTTCGCCATCTGGATCGCACAGCCGTCAACCGTTGTCGTGGATTCATGCTCGATTCCCAGCTCACCCTGTTCGAGGGCACGATCGAAGAAAACATCGTATTAGGCCGGTCCTATGTGCCCTACAGCGATGTCCGCTGGGCGCTCCGCTTCACGGAACTGGAAGAAGAGATCGACGCCTTACCGCAAGGCATCAAGTCCCACGTGCGGACACCCGGTAAAGTGCTGGCTCCGACCCATATCATGAGAATACTCCTCGCGCGCGCCATCCTCGCCCGGCCGCAAATTCTCATATTTGACGGGATCATTCACAACATGCACCCGACGATGCGGGAGACCATTCTCCGGCGTCTCTGCTCGAAAGACGAGCCCTGGTCGGTCGTCTTCGTCTCCAACGATCCCAACCTGACGCCTCACGTCGACCGCCGAATCATCATCGATTAA
- a CDS encoding MCP four helix bundle domain-containing protein, with protein MGLLDRLPIPKPTGAQLLISVLIAGLGWYSGQALSQVDQDLRIMYTEYTLGAADLAHISADTMRYRNTIIRALEADSQKDFERITESLPVQRAKIQHAIDRYAAAGLRVSRSGRSEPEDIESVRRSLDQYFSAASTTIQLLTQEWTANSPAEREALRRKAEEHASDNAGPKMIQVSLALDHLLDTVADVAKDMRDEGTKTIQASSMTLVGGSFFVALLNLFLGQRRKPVDDDIDAAVDLPARTTDREHLGEPSASPIPSETH; from the coding sequence GTGGGACTTCTCGATCGCTTGCCTATTCCTAAACCGACCGGCGCCCAACTGCTGATCAGTGTGCTCATAGCCGGCCTTGGCTGGTACAGCGGGCAGGCCCTCAGCCAAGTCGACCAGGACTTGCGTATCATGTACACCGAGTACACGCTCGGCGCGGCCGACCTCGCGCATATTTCGGCCGATACGATGCGCTACCGCAATACAATCATCCGGGCCCTGGAAGCCGATAGCCAAAAGGACTTCGAACGCATTACAGAATCGCTCCCCGTTCAGCGGGCAAAGATTCAACATGCCATCGACCGGTACGCGGCGGCTGGCCTGCGCGTCTCCCGAAGCGGACGGAGCGAACCGGAGGACATCGAATCCGTTCGACGCAGCCTCGATCAATACTTCTCCGCAGCCAGCACCACCATCCAGCTCCTGACCCAAGAATGGACAGCCAACTCCCCCGCCGAACGCGAAGCCCTGCGCCGGAAAGCCGAGGAGCATGCCTCCGACAATGCCGGCCCCAAAATGATTCAGGTGAGCTTGGCCCTCGACCATTTATTGGATACCGTCGCCGATGTGGCGAAGGATATGCGCGATGAGGGAACAAAGACGATTCAGGCCAGCAGCATGACGTTAGTAGGCGGGAGTTTCTTTGTTGCGTTGCTCAACCTCTTCCTGGGCCAACGCAGAAAACCGGTCGATGACGACATCGACGCGGCTGTGGATCTTCCTGCTCGCACGACCGACCGGGAGCATCTCGGCGAACCATCCGCTTCGCCTATCCCGAGCGAGACCCACTAA
- a CDS encoding pseudouridine synthase yields the protein MTRDVQPAPSSPIRINKFFTEHGICSRREADQRVEAGRVTVNGVVATLGDRVSRTDVVACDGTVIPWGQAFLYIKYHKPVGVTTTSESHVPRNIIDEIGHPERIFPIGRLDKNSSGLILLTNDGNIVNDILRVEFGHEREYVVDVDRPFDEAFLRQMAEGVVILGSKTRPCRMERVRPHRFRIILTEGRNRQIRRMCQALGYRVTGLHRVRIMHLGITGLGAGSWKELSADERVELLRAVGRPPA from the coding sequence ATGACGCGCGACGTTCAGCCCGCGCCTTCTTCTCCCATCCGCATCAATAAGTTTTTTACCGAGCATGGCATTTGTTCCAGGCGCGAGGCGGATCAGCGCGTCGAAGCGGGACGCGTGACCGTCAACGGGGTTGTCGCGACGCTGGGTGACCGGGTGAGTCGGACGGATGTCGTCGCTTGCGACGGGACCGTGATTCCCTGGGGCCAGGCCTTCCTTTACATCAAGTACCACAAACCGGTCGGGGTGACGACGACGAGCGAGTCGCACGTGCCTCGGAATATCATCGACGAAATCGGACATCCCGAGCGGATCTTCCCGATCGGGCGGCTGGATAAGAATTCATCCGGTCTGATTCTGCTGACGAATGACGGAAATATTGTGAACGATATCCTGCGCGTGGAATTCGGCCATGAACGGGAATATGTGGTGGATGTCGATCGACCGTTCGACGAGGCCTTCCTCCGGCAGATGGCAGAGGGGGTGGTTATTCTCGGCAGCAAGACAAGGCCGTGCCGCATGGAGCGCGTGCGGCCCCACCGGTTTCGTATCATCTTGACGGAGGGGCGCAATCGCCAGATCCGGCGGATGTGTCAGGCGTTGGGCTATCGAGTGACGGGGCTACACCGTGTCCGGATCATGCACCTCGGCATTACCGGTTTGGGGGCGGGAAGCTGGAAAGAACTCTCGGCTGACGAACGGGTTGAGCTTCTTCGGGCAGTCGGGCGTCCGCCGGCTTAG
- the speB gene encoding agmatinase — MTLPAGWEGQDHNFLGIDEPWCHPEQAGVYVLPAPYEHTSSYILGSDRGPSAILEASAQVEFYDEQLGCEPFREWGGIATATTLDLQGRVDGPAVDAIQSFVAPHVGTGRFLVTLTGEHTGALGAIRAHAKRYPDLCVVQIDAHGDLRQAYGGNPFSHASVMARVVDDGHRLVQVGIRSICPEEIQRIKTTKSIATFFAASILDPSGPYEGRAARWVPEVVAACTGPVYLTFDCDGLDSAIIPALGTPEPGGLGWYDTLHLVTALANGPGIVGMDISEIAPIDGFVAPQFAIARLIYRMLGRIKAGRRVH; from the coding sequence ATGACACTTCCTGCCGGGTGGGAAGGCCAGGACCACAATTTCCTGGGGATCGATGAACCCTGGTGCCACCCCGAGCAGGCGGGCGTCTATGTCCTGCCGGCTCCGTACGAACACACCTCCAGCTATATTCTCGGATCAGACCGCGGACCTTCCGCCATTCTTGAGGCGTCCGCTCAGGTAGAGTTTTACGATGAGCAGCTCGGATGCGAGCCGTTTCGTGAATGGGGCGGCATCGCGACCGCGACCACGCTCGATCTTCAAGGGCGCGTGGACGGGCCGGCGGTTGACGCGATTCAGTCATTTGTCGCCCCGCATGTCGGGACCGGGCGATTTCTTGTGACCCTCACAGGCGAGCATACAGGCGCGCTCGGGGCAATTCGGGCCCATGCGAAGCGCTACCCCGATCTATGCGTGGTGCAAATCGACGCGCATGGCGATTTGCGCCAGGCCTATGGGGGAAATCCGTTTAGCCACGCGAGCGTGATGGCCCGAGTCGTCGATGATGGACATCGGCTCGTCCAGGTCGGGATTCGCTCAATCTGTCCTGAGGAAATCCAACGGATCAAGACGACCAAGAGCATTGCCACGTTCTTTGCTGCGTCGATTCTCGATCCATCCGGTCCCTATGAGGGGCGGGCGGCACGGTGGGTGCCTGAAGTGGTTGCGGCCTGTACCGGACCTGTGTATCTGACGTTCGATTGCGACGGGCTGGATAGCGCCATTATCCCAGCCCTGGGTACGCCGGAACCAGGCGGACTCGGCTGGTACGATACGTTGCATCTGGTCACGGCGTTGGCCAACGGTCCGGGGATTGTCGGTATGGATATCAGTGAGATCGCTCCGATCGACGGGTTCGTGGCGCCGCAATTTGCCATCGCCCGCTTGATCTATCGCATGCTCGGCCGGATCAAAGCCGGCCGCCGGGTTCATTAA
- a CDS encoding arginine decarboxylase, pyruvoyl-dependent: protein MVPTQMFLTRGVGVHKEKLASFEQALRSAGVAYCNLVTVSSILPPNCKIIPRKRGEKLLNPGEITFCVMARSETNERNRLVSASIGLAIPTDRQTYGYLSEHHAHGETDEETGEYTEDLAAQMLATTLGVEFDPNIAWKEREQVFKMAGQIVRTLNITQSAVGKPDRWTTVIALAVFIPEENIPKRSRR from the coding sequence ATGGTACCTACACAGATGTTTCTGACGCGAGGAGTGGGAGTTCATAAGGAGAAGCTGGCTTCTTTTGAACAAGCCCTCCGCAGTGCCGGTGTGGCTTACTGCAATCTGGTGACGGTCTCGTCGATCCTTCCGCCAAACTGCAAAATCATCCCACGCAAGCGGGGTGAAAAGCTGCTGAACCCCGGCGAAATCACTTTCTGCGTCATGGCCCGGTCAGAGACCAATGAACGCAACCGTCTCGTGTCCGCATCCATCGGACTCGCCATTCCAACGGATCGTCAGACCTACGGCTATCTCTCCGAGCACCATGCCCACGGCGAAACCGATGAGGAGACCGGCGAATATACCGAAGATCTCGCCGCACAGATGCTGGCTACCACCTTGGGGGTGGAGTTCGATCCGAATATCGCCTGGAAAGAGCGCGAGCAGGTCTTCAAAATGGCCGGACAAATCGTGCGCACATTGAATATCACCCAGTCGGCTGTCGGCAAGCCGGACCGATGGACGACGGTCATTGCCTTGGCCGTTTTTATTCCCGAAGAAAATATCCCCAAGCGCTCTCGCCGCTAA
- a CDS encoding aldehyde dehydrogenase family protein, with amino-acid sequence MQEPRPFLVHGVWKRSALTAGVTNPFTGHVFAEVCQAGESDVEEAIASSVAAAPVMAKLASHARYNILQDMAALLYRRRDEFAQTITAEAGKPIADAKREVNRAVQTLTIAAEEAKRIPGEVVPLDWTPQTESYLGMVRRFPLGPIVGITPFNFPLNLVVHKVAPALAAGNPILIKPAPQTPLTSLLLGEVALEAGLPVGGLNVVPCDNAIAERLVIDPRFKLLSFTGSAPVGWMLKAKCGKKKVTLELGGNAGVIIEPDADLDLAAKRCASGGFGYAGQTCISVQRILVHHSVADTFTTKLLLQVARLKAGDPTDETTTVGPLIDPAATQRVEGWIEEAVSQGARVLLGGKRLGTVLEATVLTNVKPEMKVSCQEVFGPVVTVSSYRQFSDAIAALNQSDYGLQAGVFTQDINKVFHAFRHLEVGAVLANEIPTFRADHMPYGGVKDSGLGREGVRAAIEDMTEPRLLVLNLKEPV; translated from the coding sequence TTGCAGGAACCACGTCCGTTTCTCGTTCATGGAGTTTGGAAGCGCAGCGCTCTCACGGCTGGCGTGACCAATCCGTTTACGGGACACGTTTTTGCGGAAGTCTGTCAGGCCGGTGAGAGCGATGTTGAAGAGGCTATTGCCTCCTCAGTGGCGGCCGCGCCCGTCATGGCGAAGCTGGCTTCCCATGCCCGCTATAATATTCTGCAGGATATGGCGGCCCTGCTCTATCGCCGCCGGGATGAATTCGCTCAAACGATCACGGCCGAAGCCGGCAAGCCGATTGCCGACGCGAAGCGCGAGGTCAATCGCGCGGTACAGACATTGACGATTGCGGCTGAAGAGGCCAAGCGTATCCCCGGCGAAGTCGTGCCGCTCGATTGGACACCCCAGACCGAATCGTATCTCGGGATGGTTCGCCGGTTTCCGCTGGGTCCGATCGTCGGCATCACGCCATTCAATTTTCCTCTCAATCTGGTCGTGCACAAGGTCGCGCCGGCGCTGGCCGCCGGCAATCCGATCCTCATCAAGCCCGCACCGCAGACCCCGCTGACCTCATTGCTCCTGGGTGAAGTGGCCTTGGAGGCCGGACTCCCTGTCGGTGGGCTGAACGTGGTGCCCTGTGACAATGCGATTGCGGAACGGCTGGTGATTGATCCCCGCTTCAAGTTGCTGAGTTTTACCGGCAGCGCGCCGGTCGGTTGGATGTTGAAAGCCAAGTGCGGCAAGAAGAAGGTGACGCTCGAACTCGGGGGTAATGCCGGCGTGATCATCGAGCCGGACGCCGATCTTGATCTGGCTGCCAAACGGTGTGCCAGCGGCGGGTTTGGCTATGCGGGGCAAACATGCATTTCGGTCCAGCGCATCCTCGTTCATCATTCGGTGGCCGATACGTTTACGACCAAACTGCTGCTGCAAGTCGCCAGGCTGAAAGCCGGTGATCCGACGGATGAGACGACGACCGTTGGTCCGTTGATCGATCCTGCGGCCACGCAGCGCGTCGAGGGATGGATTGAAGAGGCCGTGTCACAAGGAGCCCGGGTGTTGCTCGGTGGAAAGCGCCTGGGAACGGTCTTGGAAGCCACGGTGCTCACGAATGTGAAGCCGGAAATGAAAGTGTCTTGCCAGGAAGTGTTTGGCCCTGTGGTCACGGTGTCGTCCTATCGGCAGTTCAGCGACGCCATTGCGGCGTTGAATCAATCGGACTACGGATTGCAGGCAGGCGTGTTCACGCAGGATATCAATAAGGTCTTTCACGCCTTTCGTCATTTGGAGGTTGGCGCCGTGTTAGCCAACGAGATTCCCACGTTTCGGGCGGATCACATGCCTTATGGGGGCGTAAAGGATTCCGGGTTGGGGAGAGAGGGTGTACGAGCGGCCATTGAGGATATGACTGAGCCGCGGCTGTTGGTCCTGAACCTGAAAGAGCCGGTCTGA
- a CDS encoding thioredoxin domain-containing protein produces MNSSRRGMTMVGWATACCLALLPSLAGAKDESGQAENRMRGQANAPVTLIEYSDFTCGYCLKFFRETWPRIQARYVDTGKVKFLYRDYPRADQGPGLDAALAARCAGGQGKYWAMHDRLFAEGGRIDQAVILRHAVAIGLTQSVFERCLKEKSHVASIFADREEANRWGFHGTPGFILVRTASGPTEKEPAIAIPGAFPFEMFAEEIDRLLASTPHSRGGTERESLIRPVRSVERSRPLVRDPHVP; encoded by the coding sequence ATGAATAGCTCGCGGCGTGGCATGACGATGGTGGGTTGGGCAACGGCGTGCTGTCTCGCACTGCTCCCGTCTCTGGCCGGGGCCAAGGACGAGTCCGGCCAGGCTGAGAATCGCATGAGGGGTCAGGCCAATGCGCCGGTGACGCTGATCGAGTATTCGGACTTTACCTGCGGCTACTGTTTGAAATTTTTTCGCGAGACCTGGCCGAGAATCCAAGCCCGGTATGTGGATACCGGTAAAGTGAAGTTTCTCTACCGCGACTATCCGCGCGCTGACCAGGGACCCGGTCTCGATGCGGCGTTGGCGGCGCGTTGCGCCGGGGGCCAGGGGAAGTATTGGGCCATGCACGATCGCCTGTTTGCAGAGGGCGGGCGCATCGATCAAGCGGTTATTCTGCGGCATGCCGTCGCCATCGGGTTGACCCAATCCGTGTTTGAGCGCTGTCTCAAGGAAAAATCGCACGTCGCGTCAATTTTTGCAGATCGGGAAGAGGCCAATCGCTGGGGATTTCACGGAACCCCTGGGTTCATTCTTGTGCGGACGGCGAGCGGCCCTACGGAGAAAGAGCCTGCGATCGCGATCCCCGGAGCGTTTCCGTTCGAAATGTTTGCCGAAGAAATCGATCGGCTGCTCGCGAGTACTCCGCATTCACGCGGAGGGACAGAGCGTGAGTCTCTCATTCGACCCGTGCGGTCTGTTGAACGCTCCAGGCCGCTTGTTCGCGATCCACACGTGCCATAA